From Leptolyngbya sp. KIOST-1, one genomic window encodes:
- a CDS encoding response regulator transcription factor, whose translation MRILLVEDDPEQLEPLETALSQAGHIVDGLLDGGIAQGMIAQRDYDLLILDWMLPGVSGLVLCRQYREAGKTAPVLMLTAKDSTLDKVAGLDAGADDYLVKPTDVMELLARVRALGRRSQIYGGETLTLADLTLHLTNLTVERGSVCIELSGREFQLLEYLLRHPRQVLSRDQIEQALWAWGDEPESNAITTLVRRLRHRLSALQAADWISTVYGMGYCICPTA comes from the coding sequence ATGCGAATCCTGCTAGTTGAGGACGATCCAGAGCAGCTGGAACCGTTGGAAACGGCGCTCTCCCAGGCCGGACACATCGTCGATGGCCTGCTGGATGGTGGCATTGCCCAGGGCATGATCGCCCAGCGGGACTACGACCTGCTAATTCTGGACTGGATGCTGCCGGGGGTCAGTGGTCTGGTCCTGTGCCGCCAGTATCGGGAGGCTGGCAAAACGGCTCCCGTGCTGATGCTGACGGCGAAGGACAGCACCCTGGACAAAGTCGCCGGGCTGGATGCCGGTGCCGATGACTACCTGGTGAAACCCACCGACGTGATGGAGCTGCTGGCGCGGGTGCGGGCTCTGGGACGGCGATCGCAGATCTACGGCGGCGAGACCCTCACCCTGGCCGATCTGACGCTGCATTTGACCAACCTGACCGTAGAGCGAGGATCGGTCTGTATCGAGCTGTCCGGACGCGAGTTTCAGCTGCTGGAGTACCTGCTGCGCCATCCGCGCCAGGTGCTCTCCCGCGACCAGATCGAGCAGGCCCTGTGGGCCTGGGGCGACGAGCCCGAGAGCAACGCCATCACCACCCTGGTTCGTCGTTTGCGCCACCGGCTCAGCGCCCTCCAGGCCGCCGACTGGATTTCAACCGTCTACGGCATGGGCTACTGCATTTGCCCCACAGCTTGA
- a CDS encoding DUF433 domain-containing protein, with translation MLTFMMLQELQDQALQLPIEDRWQLVYTVLASLQKENHCALMEPDPAFPDIAFRSDAENSWVPVIHGTSIHVRTVVMAATEWEWSTAQIAEEYGLSEAQVEAALVFYKAHGDEGYGLLAERAIESSKA, from the coding sequence ATGCTCACGTTTATGATGCTCCAGGAACTCCAAGACCAGGCTCTGCAACTCCCCATTGAGGACCGCTGGCAACTGGTGTACACGGTTTTGGCCTCGCTGCAAAAAGAGAACCACTGTGCCCTGATGGAACCCGACCCCGCTTTTCCCGACATCGCCTTTCGCTCCGACGCCGAAAATAGCTGGGTGCCCGTGATCCATGGCACCAGCATCCATGTGCGCACGGTGGTGATGGCGGCCACGGAATGGGAGTGGTCCACGGCGCAGATTGCCGAAGAATACGGCCTCTCTGAAGCCCAGGTGGAAGCCGCCCTGGTGTTCTACAAAGCCCACGGCGATGAGGGGTATGGGCTACTGGCGGAGCGCGCGATCGAATCGTCCAAGGCCTGA
- a CDS encoding response regulator — translation MPIQPEGAVILVAEDDPFMLRLLGQYLGQEGYQVIEAPNGKAALDLYVLHWPDLVLLDALMPGMDGFEVCRRLQAIAQGNPAPMLMITGLEDEKSVDQAFAIGMADYVTKPIHWAVLRQRVRRLISQHRLEIQLREANYQLQQQTLIDSLTQVANRRRFDEYLLQEWGRCVRDQVPLSLLICDIDHFKHYNDHYGHPAGDRCLQQVATTLKQGIHRPADLVARYGGEEFAVILPNTPLEGATVVGDRLVQSVQNLSLPHAMAPTTAVTISCGIASVQPSANGLPSDLVLSADQGLYQAKAQGRNQYQAICVLPNGTQPPFGAVMF, via the coding sequence ATGCCAATCCAGCCTGAGGGCGCCGTTATTTTAGTAGCCGAGGACGACCCCTTCATGCTCCGTTTGCTGGGGCAATACCTGGGGCAGGAGGGCTACCAGGTGATTGAAGCGCCCAATGGCAAAGCGGCGCTGGACCTTTACGTGCTCCACTGGCCAGACCTGGTTTTGCTCGACGCGCTCATGCCGGGTATGGATGGCTTTGAGGTGTGCCGCCGGCTGCAGGCCATCGCCCAGGGCAACCCAGCCCCCATGCTGATGATTACCGGGCTGGAGGACGAAAAATCGGTCGATCAGGCCTTTGCCATTGGGATGGCGGACTATGTGACCAAACCCATCCACTGGGCCGTGCTGCGTCAGCGGGTGCGGCGGCTAATTTCTCAGCATCGGCTGGAGATTCAGCTGCGGGAGGCCAACTACCAACTCCAGCAGCAGACCCTGATCGACAGCCTGACCCAGGTGGCCAACCGCCGTCGTTTTGACGAGTATCTGCTGCAGGAGTGGGGGCGCTGCGTGCGTGACCAGGTGCCGCTGTCGCTGCTTATTTGCGATATTGACCATTTCAAGCACTACAACGACCACTACGGCCACCCGGCGGGCGATCGCTGCCTGCAGCAGGTGGCTACAACCCTCAAGCAGGGTATCCATCGCCCCGCCGATCTGGTCGCTCGCTACGGTGGCGAAGAGTTCGCGGTAATATTGCCCAATACCCCCCTGGAGGGGGCCACGGTAGTCGGCGATCGCCTGGTGCAGTCGGTGCAAAACCTGAGCTTGCCCCACGCCATGGCCCCGACCACCGCCGTCACCATCAGCTGCGGCATCGCCAGCGTGCAGCCCTCGGCCAACGGTTTACCCTCCGATCTGGTGCTCAGTGCCGACCAGGGGCTCTACCAGGCCAAGGCCCAGGGCCGCAACCAGTACCAGGCGATCTGCGTTTTGCCAAACGGTACGCAGCCACCGTTCGGGGCTGTGATGTTTTAG
- a CDS encoding AI-2E family transporter, which produces MNHQNYRDFVSRVLLVVSLVGFVLAVAWFSWAVIDVLLLGVLGILVALMLRTLAAPIARRTPLSRKAALGVVLLVLVLVLAVAAWLLVPEIIAQASQLVEQIELGIGLLEAIAIERLGEEGLYNVIEQFNRQRLSFDYWFPQVFDTFTLTLRILGDTLFVLFIGLFVAFDPYLYRRGLISLIPPQGHQRAQEVINAIVQGLRAWLLGRVISMVVVGVVITLGLGLLDVPLALVLGIIAALLEFIPVLGPILASIPGVLIAFTVGPIKALYVALFYLVVQQLEGNVLTPVVQQRVVSLPPALGLSTVLAMGIVFGLLGVLVATPVTVVVFIMVRMLYLNQSAADIL; this is translated from the coding sequence ATGAATCACCAAAATTACCGAGACTTTGTCAGTCGAGTGCTGCTGGTCGTCAGTCTGGTGGGGTTTGTGCTGGCGGTGGCCTGGTTCTCCTGGGCCGTGATCGATGTGCTGCTGCTGGGGGTGCTGGGGATACTGGTGGCCCTGATGCTGCGGACCCTGGCTGCCCCCATTGCCCGCCGCACACCGCTGTCGAGAAAGGCTGCCCTGGGCGTGGTGTTGCTGGTGCTGGTGCTGGTGCTGGCGGTAGCGGCCTGGCTGCTGGTGCCCGAAATCATTGCCCAGGCCAGTCAGCTGGTCGAGCAGATTGAATTGGGGATTGGGCTGCTGGAGGCGATCGCGATCGAGCGTCTGGGGGAAGAAGGCCTCTACAACGTAATTGAACAGTTCAATCGCCAGCGCCTCAGCTTCGACTACTGGTTTCCCCAGGTGTTCGACACCTTTACACTCACCCTGCGAATCTTGGGTGACACCCTGTTTGTCCTGTTCATCGGGCTGTTTGTCGCCTTTGACCCCTACCTGTATCGTCGGGGCCTGATCAGCCTGATTCCGCCCCAGGGGCACCAGCGAGCCCAGGAGGTGATCAATGCCATTGTGCAGGGGTTGCGGGCCTGGCTGCTGGGGCGCGTGATTTCCATGGTAGTAGTCGGCGTTGTGATCACCCTGGGGCTGGGGCTGCTAGACGTCCCCCTGGCGCTGGTGCTGGGGATCATTGCCGCTCTGCTGGAGTTTATTCCGGTGCTGGGGCCAATTTTGGCCTCGATACCCGGTGTTTTGATCGCCTTTACCGTAGGACCCATTAAAGCGCTGTATGTCGCCTTGTTTTACCTGGTGGTGCAGCAGCTCGAGGGCAATGTCCTGACCCCGGTGGTGCAGCAGCGGGTGGTTTCCCTGCCTCCGGCCCTGGGGCTGTCGACTGTGTTGGCCATGGGAATTGTGTTTGGCCTGCTGGGGGTGCTGGTGGCTACCCCCGTGACGGTGGTCGTGTTTATCATGGTGCGAATGCTCTACCTCAACCAGAGTGCGGCAGATATTCTGTAG
- a CDS encoding M20 metallopeptidase family protein, protein MFATTAPPLPVNRDRIRPAVQALQDQLVTWRRSLHQKPELGFKEWLTADFICARLSEWGIDHQRNIAQTGVVAVIEGTRPGPVLGIRADMDALPIQEENPVPYCSQHDGVMHACGHDGHVAIALGTAYYLATHRDFAGTVKVIFQPAEEGPGGAKPMIEAGVLKNPDVDAMIGLHLWNNLPLGTVGVRTGALMAASEFFTCTVQGKGGHGALPHQTVDSIVVGAQIVNALQTVVARNIDPTKAAVVTVGQFHAGKAQNVIADTATLGGTVRYFDPAYADYFAPRMEQIIAGVCQAHGASYSFDYRALYPPVINDAGMADLVRSVALSVVETPAGVVPDCHTMGGEDMAFFLQEVPGCYFFLGSANADKALAYPHHHPRFDFDETALGLGVEMFVRCVEAYFA, encoded by the coding sequence ATGTTTGCCACCACCGCTCCACCGCTGCCCGTCAACCGCGATCGCATTCGTCCGGCAGTCCAGGCGCTACAGGATCAGCTGGTGACCTGGCGGCGCAGCCTGCACCAAAAGCCCGAGCTGGGGTTCAAAGAATGGCTGACCGCTGACTTCATCTGCGCCAGGCTGTCGGAGTGGGGCATAGACCACCAGCGCAACATTGCCCAAACCGGCGTGGTGGCGGTAATTGAGGGCACGCGCCCCGGCCCGGTGCTGGGCATTCGCGCCGATATGGATGCCCTGCCCATCCAGGAAGAAAACCCCGTGCCCTACTGCTCGCAGCACGATGGGGTGATGCACGCCTGCGGCCACGACGGCCACGTGGCGATCGCCCTGGGCACCGCCTACTATCTGGCCACCCACCGTGACTTTGCGGGCACCGTCAAGGTGATCTTCCAGCCCGCCGAGGAGGGGCCGGGGGGAGCCAAACCCATGATCGAAGCGGGGGTGCTAAAAAACCCCGATGTGGATGCCATGATTGGCCTCCACCTGTGGAACAACCTGCCCCTGGGCACCGTGGGCGTGCGCACCGGGGCGCTGATGGCGGCGTCAGAATTTTTTACCTGCACCGTGCAGGGTAAGGGCGGCCACGGGGCGCTACCCCACCAGACCGTAGACTCGATTGTGGTCGGGGCGCAGATCGTCAATGCGCTGCAAACCGTCGTAGCTCGCAACATTGACCCCACCAAGGCGGCGGTCGTCACCGTGGGCCAGTTTCACGCCGGTAAGGCCCAGAACGTGATCGCCGACACCGCCACCCTGGGCGGCACCGTGCGCTACTTTGACCCCGCCTACGCCGACTACTTTGCCCCCCGCATGGAGCAAATTATTGCCGGGGTTTGTCAGGCCCACGGGGCCAGCTACAGTTTCGACTACCGGGCGCTGTACCCACCTGTGATCAATGATGCGGGGATGGCGGATCTGGTGCGATCGGTGGCGCTATCGGTGGTGGAAACCCCCGCCGGGGTGGTGCCCGACTGCCACACCATGGGCGGCGAAGACATGGCCTTCTTTTTGCAGGAAGTGCCAGGGTGCTACTTCTTTTTGGGCTCAGCCAACGCCGACAAGGCCCTGGCCTACCCCCACCACCACCCCCGCTTCGACTTCGACGAAACCGCCCTGGGCCTGGGGGTGGAGATGTTTGTGCGTTGCGTGGAGGCGTACTTCGCTTAG
- a CDS encoding phage holin family protein, with product MLLYLLSVLATALSLLLVDAMFAGVVLANFPAAMVAAIAIGLVNGIIKPVLFILSLPITILTLGLFSLVVNGICFWLASLVTPGFSVSGFWAFIVGPIVLSVVSTALNNFFVSQATRPKTQEING from the coding sequence ATGCTGCTTTACCTACTGAGTGTTTTGGCCACAGCCCTGTCGCTGCTGCTGGTAGACGCGATGTTTGCCGGTGTGGTGCTGGCTAACTTCCCGGCCGCCATGGTAGCCGCGATCGCCATTGGCCTGGTCAATGGCATTATCAAGCCAGTCCTATTTATTTTGTCGCTGCCGATCACCATTCTGACCCTGGGTCTGTTTTCGCTGGTGGTCAACGGTATCTGCTTCTGGCTGGCCTCGCTGGTCACCCCTGGCTTCTCGGTCAGCGGGTTCTGGGCCTTTATCGTTGGCCCCATCGTGCTGTCGGTGGTATCCACCGCGTTGAACAACTTCTTTGTCAGTCAGGCCACCAGGCCCAAAACCCAAGAAATTAACGGATAA
- a CDS encoding response regulator — protein MQPAPFPTNEACRLQALHRYRILDTPPADGFDSLTRLAAMICATPMAMVSLIDERRQWFKAQLGLPVNETPRDIAFCAHAILQPELLEVPDTLVDPRFCDNPLVTHTPCIRFYAGMPLQTSDGYTLGTLCVADRVPRHLSDQQREVLTVLSCQVMAQMDLHYRVNQLEQAQVDRQRLQETLRLQEQAIAASSNGIVITDARQPDNPIIFVNPAFERITGYSSAEALGRNSRFLQQGQSQQPGLHLLRRALAAGQNCTVEVINYRKNGQQFWNDLSISPIYSPEGQLTHFVGIQTDISDRKKAEAQLYQHMQALEQARQAAEAANQAKGEFLAMMSHEIRTPMNAVIGMTGLLLDTPLTDQQRDFVETTRHAGDSLLTIINDILDFSKMESDKLELETQPFNLRTCLEDALQLLAVKAAEKGLELAYLLPPEVPQNLLGDVSRLRQVLVNLVNNAIKFTAQGEVIVSVSVQPRDPSDPALVTVAVKDTGIGIPAERLSCLFQPFSQVDASTTRQFGGTGLGLAISKRLCELMGGCLWVESVEGQGSTFFFTLPLPLDPQPAAIAPAVPPDLQGRSLLIVDDNATNRKILQLQTQSWGMTPVAVDSGMAALALLEQRSFELAILDMQMPAMDGLTLARAITRLPRSLPLIMLTSLGWTPTQADRGLFAVCLSKPVKQDALLAALGAALGAVPAAAPGVAPVKPQPLRVTPQPDPSGFDSTLGQRCPQRILLAEDNVVNQKVALLMLQRLGYRADVAANGLEVLTALEQQPYDLVLMDVQMPEMDGLSATREIVKRWPQQRPRVVAMTANAMTGDREQCLQAGMDDYISKPIRVGDLVRVLETNRDPCPGPAPAAAPAIDPDSLRQLINSLGGGNPDILADLVGSYLASTAQLLDELDAANRQRNWPTLQRAAHTLKSSSATVGAIALSALCRDLEEAVRQGLYADYTAQSEAIRQAAERVEADLHAALVSQGGMGHANPA, from the coding sequence ATGCAACCTGCACCTTTCCCCACGAATGAAGCCTGTCGGCTACAGGCACTGCATCGCTATCGTATTCTGGATACTCCCCCAGCGGATGGTTTCGATAGCCTGACTCGCCTGGCCGCTATGATCTGCGCCACGCCCATGGCCATGGTCAGCCTGATCGACGAGCGGCGGCAGTGGTTTAAGGCTCAGCTGGGCCTCCCGGTCAATGAAACCCCCAGGGATATAGCCTTTTGTGCCCACGCTATTTTGCAGCCTGAGCTCCTGGAGGTGCCCGACACACTAGTCGACCCGCGCTTTTGCGACAACCCCCTGGTCACCCATACCCCCTGCATTCGCTTTTATGCCGGCATGCCGCTGCAAACTAGCGATGGCTACACCCTGGGCACCCTCTGCGTAGCCGACCGGGTGCCGCGCCACCTGAGCGATCAGCAGCGAGAGGTGCTGACCGTGCTGAGCTGCCAGGTGATGGCTCAGATGGATTTGCACTACCGGGTAAACCAGCTGGAGCAGGCCCAGGTGGACCGTCAGCGGCTGCAGGAAACGTTGCGGCTCCAGGAGCAGGCGATCGCCGCCAGCAGCAACGGTATCGTAATAACCGACGCCCGCCAGCCCGATAACCCAATTATTTTCGTCAACCCGGCCTTTGAGCGCATCACCGGCTACTCGAGTGCAGAGGCCCTGGGGCGCAACAGCCGCTTCTTGCAGCAGGGGCAGAGCCAGCAGCCCGGACTCCACCTGTTGCGGCGGGCCCTGGCCGCAGGGCAAAACTGCACAGTGGAAGTGATCAACTACCGCAAGAACGGCCAGCAGTTCTGGAATGATCTCAGCATCTCGCCCATCTACAGCCCCGAGGGCCAGCTCACCCACTTTGTTGGCATCCAGACCGACATCAGCGATCGCAAGAAGGCCGAAGCTCAGCTCTATCAGCACATGCAGGCGCTGGAGCAGGCCCGCCAGGCCGCAGAAGCCGCCAACCAGGCCAAGGGCGAGTTTTTGGCCATGATGAGCCACGAGATCCGCACCCCCATGAACGCGGTGATCGGCATGACGGGGCTGCTGCTCGACACCCCCCTCACCGACCAGCAGCGCGACTTTGTCGAAACCACTCGCCACGCTGGCGATAGCCTGCTCACTATCATCAACGACATCCTCGATTTTTCCAAAATGGAGTCCGATAAACTAGAGCTAGAGACCCAGCCCTTTAACCTGCGGACCTGCCTCGAAGACGCCCTACAGCTGCTGGCGGTCAAGGCCGCCGAAAAGGGTCTGGAGCTGGCCTATCTGCTGCCGCCGGAGGTGCCCCAAAACCTGCTGGGCGATGTCAGTCGGCTGCGCCAGGTGCTGGTGAATCTGGTCAACAACGCGATCAAATTTACGGCCCAGGGCGAAGTGATTGTCTCGGTTTCGGTGCAGCCTCGCGACCCGTCGGATCCAGCCCTGGTGACGGTGGCGGTCAAAGACACAGGCATCGGCATTCCGGCGGAACGGCTGTCCTGTCTCTTTCAGCCCTTTAGCCAGGTCGATGCCTCCACCACCCGCCAGTTTGGCGGCACGGGGCTGGGTCTGGCCATCAGCAAGCGGCTATGCGAATTGATGGGGGGGTGTCTCTGGGTCGAGAGCGTGGAGGGCCAGGGATCGACCTTTTTCTTCACCCTGCCGCTGCCGCTGGACCCGCAGCCGGCCGCGATCGCCCCCGCCGTTCCCCCGGATCTCCAGGGGCGCTCCCTGCTGATTGTGGACGACAACGCCACCAATCGCAAAATTTTGCAGCTTCAGACCCAGAGCTGGGGGATGACGCCTGTGGCAGTCGATTCGGGGATGGCGGCCCTGGCCCTGCTGGAGCAACGGTCGTTTGAGCTGGCCATTCTGGACATGCAGATGCCCGCCATGGACGGGCTGACCCTGGCCCGCGCCATTACTCGGCTGCCGCGATCGCTGCCGTTGATCATGCTCACCTCCCTGGGCTGGACGCCTACCCAGGCCGATCGCGGGCTGTTTGCGGTCTGCCTGAGCAAGCCCGTCAAGCAGGATGCCCTGCTGGCGGCCCTGGGAGCGGCTCTGGGAGCGGTCCCAGCCGCGGCCCCAGGGGTGGCGCCGGTGAAGCCTCAGCCCCTGCGAGTCACCCCCCAGCCCGACCCCTCCGGGTTTGACAGTACCTTGGGGCAGCGGTGCCCCCAGCGCATTCTGCTGGCCGAAGACAATGTGGTGAACCAAAAAGTGGCTCTGCTGATGCTGCAGCGGCTGGGCTACCGGGCCGATGTGGCCGCCAACGGCCTGGAGGTGCTGACCGCCCTGGAACAGCAGCCCTACGATCTGGTGCTGATGGATGTGCAGATGCCGGAAATGGACGGCCTGAGCGCCACCCGTGAGATCGTTAAGCGCTGGCCCCAGCAACGCCCGCGAGTGGTGGCGATGACCGCCAACGCCATGACGGGCGATCGCGAGCAGTGTCTGCAAGCGGGAATGGACGACTACATCAGCAAGCCCATTCGGGTGGGCGATCTGGTGCGGGTGCTGGAAACTAACCGCGACCCCTGCCCCGGCCCGGCCCCCGCCGCCGCCCCGGCCATTGACCCGGACAGCCTGCGCCAGCTGATCAACAGCCTGGGCGGCGGCAACCCCGACATTCTGGCCGATCTGGTGGGCAGCTACCTGGCCAGCACCGCCCAGCTACTGGATGAGCTGGATGCCGCCAACCGCCAGCGCAATTGGCCTACCCTCCAGCGGGCGGCCCACACCCTTAAATCGAGCAGTGCCACGGTGGGCGCGATCGCGCTCTCGGCCCTGTGCCGGGATCTGGAGGAGGCCGTGCGCCAGGGGCTTTACGCCGATTACACCGCTCAAAGCGAGGCCATTCGCCAGGCCGCTGAGCGGGTAGAGGCGGACCTGCACGCAGCCCTGGTGTCCCAGGGGGGAATGGGTCATGCCAATCCAGCCTGA
- a CDS encoding sensor histidine kinase yields MFTHSRRNLTWWFTLSMGSILLVFAGVVYYQRVAYQMESVDRLLYKKGRVLAASIEYRDTALGVEPANLDNTPLLGSTPPPADTDIFYARWYTATGQLSQYFGPSPPEQLPPEPLIEGPEFQTLQWPIAPAGSAASIANGSSHPAPWARRAQTFPLRQITLPVYRREQVIGYLQIATPMTPVQDSLRQTLVGFAITVPLTLGVISLVGWGLSGLAMAPIHKSYQQLQQFTADASHELRAPLAAILSNAQVGLLAGSDRGAEQQRRLEKIVAVTQGMNTLVSQLLVLARYSESLKAQPLQVLDLHPWLKDLVAAETIQTVAQPITLTVVCPTAPVWVQADPDLLRQAVSNLMINACKYTPAGGWVKVTLSAGTRSAWIGVEDNGIGIPAKDLPHIFERFYRVDKQRSPQTGGLGLGLAIAQQIVQAHGGDIHVASEVGRGSRFYVELPHARARGDR; encoded by the coding sequence ATGTTTACCCACAGCCGCCGCAACCTGACCTGGTGGTTCACCCTCTCCATGGGCAGCATTTTGCTTGTGTTTGCCGGGGTAGTTTACTATCAGCGGGTGGCCTACCAGATGGAGTCAGTCGACCGCCTGCTCTACAAGAAGGGCCGGGTGCTGGCCGCCAGCATCGAGTACCGCGACACGGCCTTAGGGGTGGAGCCGGCCAACCTCGACAATACGCCGCTGCTGGGCAGTACCCCCCCACCCGCCGATACGGATATTTTTTACGCCCGCTGGTACACCGCCACCGGACAACTGAGCCAGTATTTTGGCCCCTCGCCCCCAGAGCAGCTGCCCCCAGAGCCGCTGATCGAGGGCCCGGAGTTTCAAACCCTGCAATGGCCCATTGCCCCGGCGGGTTCTGCTGCTTCGATCGCAAATGGGTCCAGCCATCCCGCCCCGTGGGCCAGGCGCGCCCAGACGTTTCCCCTGCGACAGATCACCCTCCCCGTCTACCGTCGCGAGCAGGTGATTGGCTACCTGCAAATCGCGACCCCGATGACGCCTGTGCAGGACAGTCTGCGCCAGACGCTGGTTGGCTTTGCCATTACCGTGCCCCTCACCCTCGGGGTGATCAGCCTGGTGGGCTGGGGGCTGAGCGGCTTGGCCATGGCACCCATTCACAAGTCCTATCAGCAGCTGCAGCAGTTCACCGCTGACGCCTCCCACGAACTGCGGGCTCCGCTGGCCGCCATTTTGAGCAATGCCCAGGTGGGGCTGCTGGCGGGCAGCGATCGCGGCGCTGAACAGCAGCGGCGGCTGGAGAAAATTGTTGCGGTCACCCAGGGCATGAACACCCTGGTCAGTCAGCTGCTGGTGCTGGCCCGCTACAGCGAGTCCCTCAAGGCCCAACCCCTCCAGGTGCTAGACCTCCACCCCTGGCTGAAGGACCTGGTCGCCGCCGAGACGATCCAGACCGTGGCCCAGCCGATCACCCTGACGGTGGTCTGCCCCACTGCTCCGGTCTGGGTTCAGGCGGACCCTGACCTGCTGCGACAGGCGGTAAGCAATTTGATGATCAACGCCTGTAAGTACACCCCGGCGGGGGGCTGGGTCAAGGTCACCCTCTCGGCGGGCACCCGCAGCGCCTGGATCGGGGTGGAGGACAACGGCATTGGCATTCCGGCCAAGGATCTGCCGCATATTTTTGAGCGCTTTTACCGCGTGGATAAGCAGCGATCGCCCCAGACCGGCGGCCTGGGCCTGGGCCTGGCGATCGCCCAGCAGATTGTCCAGGCCCACGGCGGCGATATCCACGTCGCTAGCGAAGTCGGCCGGGGCAGTCGCTTCTATGTGGAGCTGCCCCACGCCAGGGCCAGGGGCGATCGCTGA
- a CDS encoding rhomboid family intramembrane serine protease: MVPLHDNNPTQITPWVNYGLIATNILVFLYALTLTPSQLEELFQTFAVVPEQLTASFQSGNPAQMWAEGITLFTSQFLHGGFLHLGGNMMFLWVFGNNIEEKLGRVSYLFFYLTCGALAALAQWGVAMQSSIPAVGASGAIAGVLGAYILRFPKARILTLVPLGFFLTTFRIPALFFLGFWFFQQFLYGFASLQATTTADTGGVAYWAHAGGFVVGLALGPMLGLLSTKPR; the protein is encoded by the coding sequence GTGGTTCCCCTCCATGACAACAACCCCACCCAGATCACACCCTGGGTCAACTACGGACTGATTGCGACCAATATTCTGGTCTTCCTGTATGCCCTGACGCTGACCCCCAGCCAGCTAGAGGAGCTATTTCAAACCTTTGCGGTGGTGCCCGAGCAGCTAACCGCCAGTTTCCAGAGCGGCAACCCAGCCCAAATGTGGGCGGAGGGGATAACGCTATTTACCTCGCAGTTTCTCCACGGCGGCTTTTTGCACCTGGGCGGCAACATGATGTTTCTCTGGGTGTTTGGCAACAACATTGAGGAGAAGCTGGGCCGGGTGTCCTACCTATTTTTTTACCTGACCTGCGGGGCGCTGGCGGCCCTGGCCCAGTGGGGGGTGGCTATGCAGTCCAGCATTCCGGCGGTGGGGGCCAGTGGGGCGATCGCGGGCGTGCTGGGGGCCTACATTCTGCGCTTTCCCAAGGCTCGCATTCTCACCCTGGTGCCGCTGGGGTTTTTCCTCACTACCTTTCGCATTCCGGCCCTATTTTTCCTGGGCTTCTGGTTTTTCCAGCAGTTTTTGTACGGCTTTGCCAGCTTGCAGGCAACTACCACCGCAGACACGGGCGGGGTAGCCTACTGGGCCCATGCCGGTGGCTTTGTGGTGGGTCTCGCCCTCGGCCCGATGCTGGGGTTACTCTCCACCAAGCCCCGCTAA